The sequence CCGGCAAAGCCTAAATTTACCGTTTCTGAAGCAGAATACCTACGAAGCTCAGGATAAGTTGCCCCCTGAATAATGCCAAAGAGCACGGTCTCGGGTTTTTGGGACATTTTAGCTCGTTTTGCCCAAGCCAGACTGAGATTGGTAGCGTTTTGGGCTTCATCATAAGATGCAGGATAGGGTGGACAGATATCCAGACACATCGCAATATCTGAGCCAAATTTTTCTTGGATACTAACTACTGATTCTGGGGTAAAAAAATGCAAGGAACCATCGATATGGGATTGAAACTCGACTCCATCATCAGTAATTTTTCGTAAGGCATGTAAAGAATAGATTTGATAGCCACCAGAATCCGTAAGAATTGGCTTATGCCAGCCGATAAACTTTGACAGTCCACCACTAGCGGCAATAACCTCAACTCCGGGTCTTAAATATAGGTGATAAGTATTACACACGATTATTTCTACACCTAATTCGTTAAGTTCTTTGGGGGTAATTGTTTTAACCGTGCCCTGAGTGCCAACTGGCATAAAAACCGGCGTTTCCACAACACCATGCGCCAAGAACAACCGACCACGCCGGGCTTTAGATGAGAAATCTTGACTTATGACTTCAAATAACATTTATCAAATATCTACAAGCGAACTTTAGCCGAGTTCTAATTCTGAATAAGCTCCAAGATTTACATGATGGGCCCGAGACCGGACCACAGCGTTATCACTTAAGATCGAACTTTCCAACAGGCAATTTTCGACATAAGTTCGTTCATTAATTATTGAATCCCGAACGATTGAATTTCGAATTTCGGCTTCTGGCCCGATAGAGACAAATGGGCCAATTACCGATTCTTCAATTGATGCCGAGTCATCAATATAAACCGGAGGAATTATCACAACTCGGTCACGCGGTCGATAATAATTAGTGGTTTGGAGTAAGTACCGGTTAGTAGTAATTAACGCCTCGGGCGTGCCACAATCAAGCCAATATTCCACCGGAAAGATTTTTATCTTTTCGCCTTGGTCAATCATTTCCTGTAGGGCATCAGAGAGTTGATATTCACCACGGGTTTTGCGATCTTCTTTAATTATTTTTTCAAGGGCTTCAAAAAGTGGTTGCGAATTATAAAAGTAGTACACACCGACAACCGCTAAATTACTTTTTGGCTCAATTGGTTTTTCAGTGATTTTGGTGATATAGCCATCTCTAATTTCCACAACGCCAAAGCGTCTCGGGTCATCCACGGCTTTTGTCCCAATATAGTTTTCTTTGCCAACAAGTTCTTTAAAATCGAGGTCGACAATTGTATCCCCCAAAAGGATTAGAATCGGTGTCGGATCTTTTTTAAAATAATCAATCACCCGGGCTACAGCATCGCCTAATCCTTTGGGATCTTTTTGTTCCACAAAGGTAAACTTTAGTTGATAATTATTCGTGAGGTATTTTTGAATTTGATCTTTTTCTTTGCCTACAATTATAAACACCTCAGCCGGATCAGCTGGCGTTAGGCGGTCAAGAATATGTCCGATGATCGGTTTACCAGCC comes from candidate division WOR-3 bacterium and encodes:
- a CDS encoding sugar phosphate nucleotidyltransferase, with protein sequence MFKAIIPCAGEGRRLKPHTHTTPKVLLNVAGKPIIGHILDRLTPADPAEVFIIVGKEKDQIQKYLTNNYQLKFTFVEQKDPKGLGDAVARVIDYFKKDPTPILILLGDTIVDLDFKELVGKENYIGTKAVDDPRRFGVVEIRDGYITKITEKPIEPKSNLAVVGVYYFYNSQPLFEALEKIIKEDRKTRGEYQLSDALQEMIDQGEKIKIFPVEYWLDCGTPEALITTNRYLLQTTNYYRPRDRVVIIPPVYIDDSASIEESVIGPFVSIGPEAEIRNSIVRDSIINERTYVENCLLESSILSDNAVVRSRAHHVNLGAYSELELG
- the tgt gene encoding tRNA guanosine(34) transglycosylase Tgt, which codes for MLFEVISQDFSSKARRGRLFLAHGVVETPVFMPVGTQGTVKTITPKELNELGVEIIVCNTYHLYLRPGVEVIAASGGLSKFIGWHKPILTDSGGYQIYSLHALRKITDDGVEFQSHIDGSLHFFTPESVVSIQEKFGSDIAMCLDICPPYPASYDEAQNATNLSLAWAKRAKMSQKPETVLFGIIQGATYPELRRYSASETVNLGFAGYAIGGLCLGEPSAVTYEMIDVVRDYIPPEKPCYLMGAGYPEDIIEAVKRGVDMFDCVLPTRNGRTGTAFCSFGRLSIRNAQYTYDFSPLDPECNCYTCRNFTRAYLRHLFIVNEVLGPKLLTLHNLYFFINLIREIRRHLDTGDFTTWANEFLARYSSKNNNK